A single Amphiura filiformis chromosome 19, Afil_fr2py, whole genome shotgun sequence DNA region contains:
- the LOC140140522 gene encoding ileal sodium/bile acid cotransporter-like produces the protein MADVKLLTCLVLLAGHLSLVCGTLTVSYSPGYSKESEWVTVTAGKYLVVNMTLTGVESDTQIELKSQDPDFFVVGGNATFQIMPPLAVGIEDPDLMAKHSLSFVLQGIFIGIGKLTFEVTNTASNVKLPEDIRPLTVKVRQKPSILSSIFTYTLVVFLFVAYISMGVKMHWREVWKRLRRPWGVIIGAVCQFIVMPLVAYAIAKIANLDDVSAVGLIVIASCPGGYVSNVITLLMECDLVLSITMTAVSSFIAFGLMPLNIFLYGREFTTENESLKTPFSNLIISLILLVIPILIGIFCYYKLPKVAKILKIVIRPISVLLIIISLGFNIPVFIYAFQAPPEIYLASIMACLDNLSAITVAIETGYQNALVGLALSQLSYPQPEADLIARGPVLYYLFSLIEGSAIVGIYRLMKRFPGKPFANPDSQSDEILPQNDANGDAPPADAGLSNLACPSKAEQAAAEEANAKV, from the exons ATGGCTGATGTTAAGCTATTGACATGTCTGGTATTGCTGGCTGGCCATCTTAGTTTGGTTTGCGGAACATTAACAGTAAGTTATTCCCCCGGTTACTCCAAAGAATCTGAATGGGTCACTGTCACTGCTGGAAAGTATTTGGTAGTCAACATGACTCTAACTGGAGTAGAGTCAGACACACAAATTGAATTAAAGAGTCAGGATCCAGATTTCTTTGTTGTTGGTGGAAATGCAACTTTTCAGATCATGCCTCCATTAGCAGTAGGAATTGAAGATCCAGATTTGATGGCGAAACACAGCTTATCGTTTGTTCTTCAAGGTATTTTTATCGGCATTGGAAAATTGACTTTTGAAGTAACTAACACCGCGTCTAATGTTAAACTTCCCGAGGACATACGTCCATTGACAGTCAAAGTTCGTCAGAAACCATCCATTTTGAGTTCAATTTTCACGTACACTCTAGTAGTGTTTTTGTTTGTAGCGTACATATCAATGGGAGTGAAGATGCACTGGCGGGAGGTTTGGAAAAGACTTCGACGGCCGTGGGGCGTCATCATTGGTGCTGTTTGCCAGTTCATAGTCATGCCGCTCGTCGCCTACGCTATAGCGAAAATCGCCAATCTTGATGATGTTTCTGCAGTTGGATTAATCGTTATCGCCTCTTGCCCCGGTGGATATGTCAGCAATGTTATAACACTTCTAATGGAATGTGATCTAGTCTTAAGCATTACCATGACCGCTGTGTCGTCATTCATCGCTTTCGGTCTCATGCCTTTGAACATCTTTTTATATGGACGAGAATTTACGACAGAAAACGAGAGTCTTAAAACACCGTTCTCAAATCTGATCATTTCACTGATATTGCTCGTCATCCCGATCCTGATTGGTATCTTCTGTTACTACAAGCTACCAAAAGTCGCTAAGATCCTGAAGATCGTTATTCGACCCATTTCTGTATTGCTGATTATAATCAGCCTGGGTTTCAACATTCCGGTGTTCATTTACGCGTTCCAGGCCCCACCAGAAATATATCTTGCCAGTATC ATGGCATGCCTCGATAATCTTTCCGCCATAACTGTAGCAATTGAGACTGGCTATCAAAACGCTCTGGTTGGGTTAGCTTTGTCTCAGCTGTCTTATCCGCAACCCGAAGCAGATCTAATCGCGAGAGGACCGGTTTTGTATTACCTATTTTCTCTGATAGAAGGAAGCGCTATTGTTGGCATTTATAGACTCATGAAGAGATTTCCAGGAAAACCGTTTGCGAACCCCGATAGTCAATCGGATGAAATATTGCCCCAAAATGACGCCAATGGAGATGCACCACCAGCTGACGCAGGGTTGTCCAACTTAGCATGCCCCAGCAAGGCTGAACAAGCTGCCGCTGAAGAAGCAAACGCAAAGGTTTAA
- the LOC140141208 gene encoding uncharacterized protein, which produces MPNRRGGRGGRGGGRGRGRGRGRYNRGRVNQPAQPAAAVSDDWSAVAVGAAEAAAQGKESDKEVSLEQLFTSDSTFDRHYAAQETNCNRYLATLLVLQKNGTEIAQVAKIRTLAAAWARKDHRLANRLLGQSTQFGLVEVLKALTLLDAGRKIREWEKRMKRYQMLPKIKARKVGQIKSNIDNLGVIRPKMGSVSGALSRHIRNWVRQIPKSQLEFYALHYPKEPWKRLADLCHLNPKKDFPELPWFLPFCFGEAAPDSTMVSKCALVNKDNLNELIESYEVPYTHIKEHKNKLTNESKKRIAEYETKLDTVLWYYEDLECPEVDEVIVKRMKSGETIGLPYGKLMERLLMLKMLNRTGKVPFMDMLIAPAEARLKETSVSLEAPVVVIGDRSSSMGVAVRTSTIIASVLCAICKAKLCFFNDGNYEPPTMPRDIPQVLNVATSIRASGCTAPAASLWPYYEKKEIVKTFIMVTDEEENTSCHNFRFAALFKKYHDEIYPARLVFVSFLRGQHSRAQMTQELQQMGYEPLQFKLDQKRPDLTKLDNLLGLLAKEAVMDFKEEVDKMEVEIAAGNLADDVGTMKLPDDKM; this is translated from the exons ATGCCAAACCGAAGAGGAGGACGAGGTGGCCGAGGCGGTGGACGTGGTAGAGGTCGAGGCAGAGGGCGGTATAATCGAGGTCGAGTCAATCAGCCAGCACAGCCTGCTGCAGCAGTGTCAGATGATTGGTCAGCAGTAGCAGTTGGAGCTGCTGAAGCAGCAGCACAGGGGAAGGAAAGT GATAAGGAAGTTAGTCTTGAGCAACTCTTTACCAGTGACAGTACTTTTGACCGTCACTATGCTGCGCAGGAGACTAACTGTAATAGATATCTGGCAACACTTCTTGTTCTGCAGAAAAATGGAACTGAAATAGCACAAG TCGCCAAGATCAGAACATTAGCAGCTGCATGGGCTCGCAAGGATCACAGGTTAGCCAACCGTCTCTTAGGTCAGTCTACCCAGTTTGGCTTGGTAGAGGTCCTCAAGGCTCTGACCCTCCTGGATGCGGGGAGGAAGATACGTGAGTGGGAGAAGAGGATGAAGAGATATCAGATGCTACCAAAAATAAAAGCTAGGAAAGTTGGGCAGATCAAGTCAAATATTGATAACTTGGGTGTTATCAGGCCTAAG ATGGGGTCAGTGAGTGGTGCATTAAGCAGACACATTCGCAACTGGGTAAGACAAATCCCAAAGTCACAGCTAGAGTTCTATGCATTGCATTATCCCAAGGAACCATGGAAGAGATTGGCTGACCTTTGTCACTTGAACCCAAAGAAG GACTTTCCTGAGCTACCATGGTTCCTTCCATTCTGTTTTGGGGAAGCAGCTCCTGATAGTACAATGGTATCCAAATGTGCTCTCGTGAACAAGGACAATCTCAATGAACTGATTGAAAGCTACGAAGTACCGTACACGCACATAAAAGAACACAAGAATAAGCTTACGAACGAGAGCAAGAAGCGTATTGCAGAGTATGAGACTAAATTAGATACGGTATTGTG GTATTATGAAGACTTGGAATGCCCAGAGGTGGATGAGGTCATTGTGAAGCGCATGAAATCAGGAGAGACTATCGGTCTACCTTATGGCAAGTTGATGGAACGGCTGCTTATGTTGAAAATGCTCAACAGAACAG GCAAAGTACCTTTCATGGATATGCTCATAGCACCTGCTGAGGCAAGATTGAAGGAGACCAG TGTTTCTCTAGAAGCGCCAGTTGTTGTCATCGGTGACCGATCCTCCTCCATGGGTGTGGCCGTGAGAACCTCAACCATCATTGCATCTGTTCTCTGTGCTATTTGCAAAGCCAAGCTGTGCTTCTTCAATGATGGAAATTATGAACCTCCAACTATGCCAAGGGACATCCCACAG GTTCTTAACGTAGCTACTTCCATCCGTGCCAGTGGCTGCACAGCACCTGCAGCTAGCTTATGGCCATATTATGAGAAGAAGGAGATTGTCAAGACATTCATTATGGTCACAGATGAAGAGGAGAATACTTCCTGCCATAACTTCAG GTTTGCAGCGCTGTTCAAGAAATACCATGATGAGATCTACCCTGCTCGTCTCGTCTTCGTCTCTTTCCTGCGGGGTCAGCACAGCAGAGCCCAAATGACACAAGAACTGCAACAAATGGGGTATGAACCGCTTCAGTTTAAACTGGATCAAAAGAGACCTGACTTAACCAAACTAGACAACTTGCTTGGTCTTCTGGCTAAGGAGGCGGTCATGGATTTCAAAGAGGAAGTGGACAAGATGGAAGTGGAGATAGCGGCTGGAAATCTTGCTGATGATGTGGGAACAATGAAGTTACCTGATGACAAGATGTAA